The segment GATAGTTCGTGTGAAGTTTTGCCGATTGGAAAAATGTCTAGCGCAGTGGATGCTGTTGGAAATCCGATCCCAACATCGGCGGTGCTGATGTCGGCGTCGAAGCACATAGATATTAGGTGCCGGAACGAGAATGTAGCATATCTCAAGTGCAAGAAGGACGATCCAAACCCGGAGAAATGCCTCCAAAAAGGTCAACAAGTCACTCGCTGTGTTCTTAGCCTGTAAGTTAGTAACTCACATCgaaatatttcttaattttgatattttttgccGATTTTTTGAGATTGTTTTTGGTATTACAGTTTTGTGATTTGTGTGATTGTTCAGTGTATTATGAGGTGAAAATTTAGGGCTTTTTTGTTTGTGTATTTGGTTTTTGTAATCAGGAGTTATAGTTCTCTAATTTAATGTATGAAGTGTTGAAGACATGATTAAGTAAATAGATTATTTCCTTTAACATGTAATTGGAGTTGGTAGAGATACTTGGACTATGATTAAAGATACAATTAGGTAGATAATGCACTCAAGGGCGTTGCGTTGCGTCAATGAGGTGGGTTGAGAACTGAGGTCTCAAATTTGATTCCCAGTTGAGGCATAAATATTAGGTGATCTCTTCTCATCTATTCAAGCTTGCTGGACAAGGTGACTTAGTACATGTACTAGTGGGAGGTAGTAGAATTAGTAGAGGTATGCACAAGCTGGTTAGACACCACGATTGTAAAGTAGATGATGTTTCTTCTCTCAAACATTTTAGGCTTTTAGATGAGATagtcaaataattaaacatCAAATGTTTCATTATCTTTGTCTGATGTTGCCTGGAGGGATTGTTTTTAGTCTAGATCCAGATCAGTGTGAAGTTCAAAATACGTCTAGTTTTAAAGACTCCTAATTTGCGTTATAAGACAAATTATTTACTAGTATAAACTATAAAGTGACGCGAGTCTGAATAGAGCAGAATGAATACACAGTCATAGACTATTCATTGTGATGTAGTTGGTAGATTGATATTAGATGTTTTTTCTTATGAATGTTTCTTTTGTAATAGTTGAGGGGAAGATTGTTCGCAGTTCAACTGTTTTCTAATAGTTCTTGATAGAGTAATAAGTAATAACAGTGTTTCAGTAATAAGCTATATTTCCTCGATTATCCTTATTACACTGGGTATGCTGTTGTTACCTTTATTGCGCAGAGAGAAATTAGAAGCATAATGCAACAGAGTTTCAAACAATATTATACCAGAGTAAACAAGTTCACCTCTGGCAGCTAAACCTGAAAGTCATGTATTGAGGAATGGTATGTTGTTTTTCATACATGAGAGAGGTTAAGCTATTGTGAACGCACTGTGATTAAACTTATCTACTTAGAGGTGGAAGATATGTGTTAAGCTTGCGGGCTGGCAATTCAATAAAAGATCATGAATGCTTATAGCTGTTTGTTTCTTCTTCCGTGTGCTGATGAGTGTATTGCATGCAATATAGGCTAGAAATTGTAATTGGGGCTTATTTAAGGCTCTTCTACCTTCCTAATCATGCAGATGCTGACTATGGTCATTGAGAGTATTTGAATGCTTATATAATGTAGGATCGTATCTGGCGCCATCGACTCTATGAATCAAAAGTAGTGTTGGCTTCTTCCTATTTGAATTACTCACAATGAAACATGGGTTCAATATTGTCATGTCTATTTCATATGTATGTGACAGGGACAATGGACTTTGATATTTATCCCATTACAATCCTTGAGACCTGTTCTAAGACGATGTTAAAAGTTCTGCTTCCATTTTGAAGGCATCTGTCCAGTACTAAGTGGTTACAGCTTATCTAAAATGTTTACAACTTCAGTCACTCCCCACATATCGACTTTGTAACTAAGACCTGATCATTAACATTATTGCTCAATACATTCTCTCAAACTAATGCATAACCTCTTAAAAATGCCATTAGTTAAGTACATGAAACAAAACCTTCCTCTGCACAATCAAATCAGACCCACTTAAAGGAATCCTAGGCTACTTGTTACATTTTTGTTTATCTCACCgaagaatatttttttctcctccTTTCACTAGTTCTATTGCTCCATCTATCAATTCACGAGTAGAGAAGCAACCATACGTGCATCACCTAATTCCTAAATGCTGATGCTAGCCTGTGTCCActactattttcttttcttttctttttctttcaaaaagtcTTTCTTTCTTCAAATATGTGCATATTCTTGGTGTTTATGCGGTGTACTTCTTGCAAAACCCTCTCTGTTAGCTGCTTGGGGTTCCCCAGCCAGTGTACATGGTAAGCTTTGAATAGAAGTGAATTACCGTGTCTAGGTATCCAGAATTGACATTAATGCTGTGGCCATAGGCTAATTTGCTCTGAATCTCCAAAAATGTTGCCGCACCTGTGTTGGATCCttaaaaaatacactatttttggaggatctgacACCCGCTCGTTGACATAttgaagagtctgagcaacagAGGTCTTAGGTCAATAGCCTAAATTTAAAACAGGAAGGAGTGGTGGTGGGTTTATGCTAGGGCTGAGTGTGTGGAAGGTTGAGTCGTGGAGAAAAATGCAAACACAAAATAGGGAAAGAGTGGCCAcatttctcttcttttgttGGATTTCCACTATATTTGGTCCTATTTCAGTACATACAACTTGACTaagtactttttttaaattaagttggAAGAGTGATGTTTGGTTTTTATAGTTTGAACAACTTGAGGAATCTGAGTGATACTTGataaatctttatattttgtgcaactttgaaaaatataatcccattgTTTTCCATTATAGGTTGAAGGATCTTCATCAGAGGTGTAACAAAGAGATGGATGCTTATGCTGGATGCATGTACTACAACACAAATGAGTTTGAGATGTGTCGTAATGAGCAGAAGGATTTTGAGAAAGCCTGTCCTTATTGACTGACTGGCGAATGATGTTTttcatttaagaaataaaaacttGAATGTATTTTGCAAACAGAGAAGAGCATATTGTTGTTAGCTACCTTTCATCAGTATGTTTGTGTTTGGAACCCTTTCACAGGGCACTTGCCAATTTGATGTTACTCTTAAATTTGTCTTCAATATAAATCATGAAGCAGAAATTCTTACATGACTTGTTTTCAGAGCATAAATCCGAATTCGGGTCGTTCGTCTCTGTATCTTTACATATCTTTAACTTATCATGTGTTTCCAGATTTCAATTTATGCATTGGCATGAGCAACACAATGAACAGATTCCATATCATTCATATGAATGTCAGGATTTATACTCCTTTGAGTAATATTCTTACTGTTTTTTATCATATGTTCACCAGTCATATAGCTGTTGGGAGATTAGATTTTGTagtctttataaaataataataatttaacagtagatttttatatttatatctaaaaatgttatttttttcactCAATTTATAAGTCACTATAAGAGACCATTTCCTCCTATTGTACACTACATAGTGTCAACTCTCAATAACAATGACGAGGTAGGGAATATTAGGGTCAAACTATTTGTTTTTGTGTGTGTGAATTTGAACATTGattcttcattcttttgaaataataattaaacataaaGAAATTTTATTGAACGAATTGATTGACTTTTTAAATCGCGATGGCATCTATTGAAACATATGGAGGGAATATAGTTCTTTTCGTGAGTTGTCTTATCTAAATTGATAAAGATTGAATAACTTTAAGTTGTGTTTTAGATCACAAGTTTGAACTCGTGTCAAGTGAACCAAATTTAATATTAAGTGGAGAAGGATAGAAGGGTGAATACATTATTCTCGAGCCTAAAAGActacaattaattttttattttagatagaTTTTTTCGACTATATaataaaaaacatacaaaagCTTTTGCACAACTAGTAGTTAAGGAAAGTTGAGTGCTACATTAATTGACTTGGCTAAGGAGTTTCactttcatttatttaagatcaaattaaagaacaaaggggaatatatatatataattttagaaactTGAGGGCTTTATTTAACCCTTTTCAAACTTGATgggtaaaattaataatttcactCTTATACAAAAATCTCTGTTTTTTTCTCAACTTCAAACTATTTCGACTGCTTAATCTGCTAAATCCTAGTGAGGCTGAACTTCAGAGCTTTTCTGGTGAACACCCATCAATCATTTTGTAGTATAAATCTCAAAGGAATTCAGATAGGTTCAAGAATTTGAGGTAAACTTAACATTTTCACTACCCCATCCCTGGCATTAAATTATTAGTACTATATagtttctttgattttcaaaggtGCGATTTTTACTCctttttattgttctttttcttttttggggtCCAAAGATTGGATTTTTGAGTTCATTTATGGTGGATTCTTCATTTTTAGAGGTAAATAGTGGACAACTTATGGAAATTGTGGAGCATCCAAGGTGTGCTTAATGGTAAAGTGGTTATGAGAGTTGTGAGGTCTCAGGTTTAAATCCCATTGCAGACAGAGATAGGTGGTTCTTTCCTTCTGTCCTGTTCTGCATGGACAGAGTTAGTTGCTGGTGGGAGGTATGATGGAGAGGAAGGGGGTGGATTTGTGAGTTTGGGGTGGTGGGGTGAGGCAGGAAGAAGGGGAGGGGCAGGTTGGTTTGTATTTTGTGATGCTATGATGTGAACTTAGTATGCCACTCTTTGGGGTTTATTAAGAGCAAGTGGAACTAAAGCTTATTATAGTTGGATGGAAGTAATATTAATAACTAAGAAACCACATTTATTGAAAGAGATTTGGTGTATATGAAAACCCTCTTGCCTCAACTAGGAGGAAAAGAAGTGAAAATCTTTGTTTATTGTAACATCAGTAACACAGTTGTTGGATCCCAATTTTTCTATTGTATAATGGATTATTTAAAACATGAATTGAATACATGAGCAGTTCTCTAGTTGACGATTTTGCACAAAACTGTCTCAGCTCTAAAGTTTGGTCTCGTAGTTCCATTTAGTGTATGAGTTTATTTACGAGGAACTTGGTAACTTATCAGAGTCCATAAGAATTATTTGGTACATTTTGGTTTATCTTCTTGACAATAACTCTTAATTCTCTGCTAATATATGTATGCTTGTGTTTATTACTAATGATATGGTGAACATATGTTAAAAGAGAGGACTCATTAATACCTGTCAAACCTGATTGTGTTTTGGTATGGATGGAGTGTAATCTTCTCTGCAGTGCTTCTGTAACTCAAGTAGTAAATCTGGTAAATACTTGTTTAAATTCTGATCCATATTGGTCTTTTTGTGGTAATTCTGTAATTCAAGTAGTTCAATTCATAAATATTTGTCTATTTGGATTCAAGTTAATTAATCCAGTTGATGAAAAGGGCCAATTTTCTTTTCTGAATTATCTTATTTAATTCCTGAACTGCTCAATTTGTAGGGGACAACCATTTGAGTTAACAAATTTGATTTCTCACTGGAGCTAGCAGGCAGACAGAAAGCAAAGTTCACATAGATGCTACAACATATTTCAGCGCTGACTAATACTCCATGGTGGCTATCTCAAAATGGTTCTACTTcaatattctttttgtttaaatttaaagtttacaAAGATGCTAGTGAACGATAGAAATTTATATTAGTGTTAGTATAAGGACTTccatgaaaaatatttcgtgCTTCATTTTTCAGGTGCTTGCCCAGGCGTGGTTGTGTATAAGAAGCCTCTGCAATTGGCTTATCCACTTCCGCTGAAGGTTCCTCTTCCCTCTTTCCTAGATTATGTGCTTTTGCTCAAATATGTGGTCTTTTTTCTTGCTTTCAGATTTTTCCATTATCTGCTTTCAAGATaggattatgtgaagcatgaagCTAGAATACTCTCATATATGTATAACTATTCAGTACTATGCTTTCTTGTAAGTCGTGATGTGCCTCTTTTAACTCGTCTCTTGActgaatgttgtccaagtatCTTGGATAATATATTCAGATTTCCGTTTTGAATAATTGGTACCCTTGAGTATTGTGTGTCAACTCATTTGTTTCTTGATCTTTTCATTTCCTTGAGATTGAATGATAATTTTGTAAGGAGAAATTGGATCTTATGGCTCTCTCCTAGTCTCCTGTATATTGCTGACAATTCTAAGGTTGATGCAGATCTTGAATTTAGGGATTGGGAATTATTTGTGCTGTTTGTCCCAAGAAATCTTTAACTTGGTAAAtgcttgtttttttttgaaatggtattgtttaaaaaaaaaggaaaaaaaaaacttttgttatgcagaataagaaaaagaacttTATTTTGGCATAATCAGTTAATGGTTTCTTGGCTCCATCATTAGTATCATGTTGCTGGACTGCCTTAGAGTAATCTAAAAATCCATCTAACTCTCTGCATTCTGCGTCAGTGGGATCATGGGAGGGAACCAGTCTACTGATTGAACGATAGCTTGCTATCTGTTAGATCAACTTTTTGCTAGTGAGATGTTTTAGTTATATAGGTGTATTGGAATAGCTCTTGTTGgaattttatacataaaagaGATGCAACTAGAGTTTGAAATACGAGTTTATGATTCTTTCCAGcttgaaaattttcagatttaggCTGAAGGTCTCTACAGTTTTACAATTTCAGAGAGGGAAGAACATACATTAGTATCCTACAAACACAGGCCCTTAAATCAATGACTTTTTCTGAAGATACTTGAATCTTCTCAAGCTTTGAGACATAATGTCTCGAGAAAAGACAAAACTCCAATTCAAGCTTCTTCACTTGAGTGATACTTCATTTGACCTCCTCTTCTTCATCATTACATTTGTGATCCATGGAGAAAGGTAGCACCTTATGTTTTACTTCCACTCATAGTTTGGCTTCCTTCTCATATTtacattttgaaatattaatctTAATATCCATAATTGATCAGTCCAAAACTTCGGTCACTGCTAAGATCAAAGTCGTAATTCTTTAATCATCTACAAGCAGTCAACTGCTGCTTACATTCTTTTCACACTTCTGTAAGTTATTTCATAATCATGTTCAAGAAACTTCATATCTGAAGTTTAttcatttagttattttttacttttctgaACCCTGGTGTTACATTTAGTGTTGCTGATTTTAGGTTAAACATATATTAATCATGACATGCCTTTTGAGAAATTTGGCCCTATGGTTCTTGCAATCTCTTATATTTACTATGTATCTCCTTGACCTTGGTTTATTTCTGATGTTTCATCTGAAGGCTAACGTGTTTGTTTCTGGCTGCAGTTTGATCATAAATATAATGTAACTGGTCCAGGAAGACAAGGAACCTTTCTTTGTACTGAAAGGAGGTATCCCCAAGGTCGAAACTCTAAGAAACGTGAACCTGTGCAGCAGAATGTGGATCTTCCCCTGGTCCTGCCTAAGCAAAAGAAGAAGCCATATCCTATACCTCTGAAGAAAATTCAGCAGGCTGCGAAGGCTGATAAGAAGTTGGCTGAGTTTGGAATAGAAAAGAAGCTTGAACCCCCTAAGAATGGATTGCTTGTGCCTAGCCTAGTTCCCGCGGCTTATGAATTGTTAGATGATTGGAAACTTTTGATTAAAGGACTTGCACAACTGCTCCACTATGTTCCTGTCCATGCTTGTAGGTAACTTGTCAAAAGATGGACTGTTTGTTGATTTTCTTGCTTGTTATATTATAAAATGAGCAATTGTGCCATTTCTTTATCAACTAAGTTACTATCTTTTGCCTGCAGTGAATGCTCACAAATCCATGTTGCTCAAAGTGGTCATGAGATTCAGGATTGCCTTGGCCCAACCAACAGTAGTCGCAGAAGCTTCCACTCCTGGGTGAAGGGATCAATTAATGATGTGCTAATTCCTATCGAGTCATACCATATGTATGATCCTTTTGGCACACGCATTAAGCACGAGACACGATTCAACTACGACAGAATTCCAGCAGTTGTAGAACTTTGCATCCAAGCTGGTGTGGATCTTCCAGGATATCCTTCGCGGAGGAGGACTAAACCCATCAGAATGATGGGAAAGAAAGTAATCGACATAGGTGGATTAGTTGAAGAGCCTAGACCCACCATAGACACAAATTCGGCTATTATGGACCTTGATACCCATCGGTCTTTTGAACGTTTTGCTCCACCATTGGAGTCAGAGGTGCCACGTATTGCCCAGGAGACGATTGGTGCATATGAGAGAGTGAAACAGGGGGTCACGATACTGATGAAGAAGTACACTGTTAAAGCTTGTGGTTACTGTTCAGAAGTCCACGTGGGACCTTGGGGTCACAATGCTAAGCTCTGCGGTGAATTTAAACACCAGTGGCGGGATGGGAAACATGGCTGGCAAGATGCAACAGTGGATGAGGTATTGCCCCCTAACTATGTGTGGCATGTTCAAGATCCAAAAGGAACCCCATTGAGAAGTGCACTGAAGAGATTCTATGGGAAGGCTCCAGCTGCGGTTGAAGTTTGTATGCAGGCTGGTGCTCAAATACCTCACAAGTATAAACCTATGATGAGGCTAGACATTGTGCTCCCTGAAAGTGAAGAAAGTCGCCTAGTCGCGTAAGGTTTCTTATGTACAAGCCTATACATTGTGTTCCCTGATAGTGAAGAGAGTCGTCTAGTCTCGTAACTGTTCTACATAGCTAAACGTACACAGTGTTTGTGTTATAAAGATGTATAAAAGTATGGAAATGTAGTTTTCATGATATTGTTCATCTTGCAGTCTTTGTTTTGCCTCTGTAATGCAAGGATCAGTGCACTTATTTCAACTTTAGATAATCAACGTCCACGTAATATAAGTCCAAATGATTCAAAATTGTTTCAAGATACTTGTTCACTTTAAGAATCAAGAGAGAATTTTACAGTAGTACACAAATAGATTGGCCAAGGCAAGAAGGCATGCTAATCTTTCTGTATTATTTGAAGTCCATACTTCATAGTTCATAAAATCAACACTCAAAACAGGTCACAAATAGATTAAGCTTGGTAATAGCAGCATAATTTTGCGATTGAGAATATGGAGTTTTAACTGCTAAAATATACACACGAGGAGGGAAGGgaagatgaaaaaaatgatgaaataaggtAATATTTCCcaacaatataattaaaaaggtGTACAATTTCTTATTGTTCTGTTGGGCACATTCTCAATTTTTCCCCTCTATACATAACAGTGTGTAAAAGCCTCTTGATGGGACAGGACTTCCTACAACAGCAAGATCAGTTCATTTGTCCAGCAAAATAAGCTCTAAGCTATAACTTAACTGCTAGAACTTCAAGAGTCTTTCAGGTAACTGTTGAAGAGGTGAAGTGATCCATTCCAAGCATCGTCCTGCTTGGAGGTGGGGTAATGATACAAACAGAAAATTGACGCCAGGGTAGTTCTCAGGCAGCAGGAGCATGTTCCTGGATGGCTGCTGCCAATTTATTACGATCCTCCTCTGTTTTCGTTCTTATCAAAAATGTTCGTGCAACAACATCATCATTGTCACCATCACCCTAAGAAATATAAGCAATACATTCAACTATTCAGTGCAGTTGGAGGAGA is part of the Solanum pennellii chromosome 8, SPENNV200 genome and harbors:
- the LOC107026844 gene encoding NADH dehydrogenase [ubiquinone] 1 alpha subcomplex subunit 8-B-like translates to MSSAVDAVGNPIPTSAVLMSASKHIDIRCRNENVAYLKCKKDDPNPEKCLQKGQQVTRCVLSLLKDLHQRCNKEMDAYAGCMYYNTNEFEMCRNEQKDFEKACPY
- the LOC107026618 gene encoding APO protein 1, chloroplastic-like — protein: MLQHISALTNTPWWLSQNGACPGVVVYKKPLQLAYPLPLKFDHKYNVTGPGRQGTFLCTERRYPQGRNSKKREPVQQNVDLPLVLPKQKKKPYPIPLKKIQQAAKADKKLAEFGIEKKLEPPKNGLLVPSLVPAAYELLDDWKLLIKGLAQLLHYVPVHACSECSQIHVAQSGHEIQDCLGPTNSSRRSFHSWVKGSINDVLIPIESYHMYDPFGTRIKHETRFNYDRIPAVVELCIQAGVDLPGYPSRRRTKPIRMMGKKVIDIGGLVEEPRPTIDTNSAIMDLDTHRSFERFAPPLESEVPRIAQETIGAYERVKQGVTILMKKYTVKACGYCSEVHVGPWGHNAKLCGEFKHQWRDGKHGWQDATVDEVLPPNYVWHVQDPKGTPLRSALKRFYGKAPAAVEVCMQAGAQIPHKYKPMMRLDIVLPESEESRLVA